In the Symmachiella macrocystis genome, CGACTTTGACCGCAATTTTCGTGCTACGGCTCGAACCGGTCCCATAGACTTCACTATCGTCCCAGTCCTCATCCCAATCCGCATCGAAACTCAACGAGGGAGAAGGATCGGCAGCAAACGGAGGAATATGCCCCGGCTTGACCGTTCCGCCAATCAGCCCCTCAGACTCGACCGCTAAAATAGTCGCCCACAAATGCTTGCAGTGCATCAACGGCTTTTCGCCGCTGAAACAGGTGCAATACATCTGCAGTTCTTCGCCGTTACTGCGATCGATATGCGTTTCAAATCCGACCCCGTCACTCACAACCGCCGAGATGCGGTCAACCGTGACGTGCGTAATTGTGACTCGTTCCGCCTTGATATAAGCAGCGCCGCGATAACGAATATCGCCACGAAACTTCGGTTCCATCAACGTCGTAATACCCATTCCGGCGTGTCAGCCTCCCTGATATAGCGCAAACAAATTCGCGAGATTACGGAAAAATCGCGCATCGGACAATTTTAGGGAACTTGACGCGTTCTGTGAACCGCAGTGCATGAAGTTTGTGAAAAGATGGGCGAACTTCCGTGGTTTTAAGTCGCCAATAAGTCCACGAATCTTTGCCGTTCCCCTGGTAAAAACGGGATTGGCGATGCTTCTGCTGTGCTGCGTGCCCGTCTGGCAGAGTGCCGGACAATTCCAAAATGATGCGTTACGCCGTCCCGATTGCTGGTTGAATGACCATTATCACTAATGCACCCGTTGCCCTGGTTTTGCTCCTTCGTCGGGGCTGAGAACAAAGATGTCCTTGCCTCCTGGGCCGGCGGCCAGGACCATGCCTTCGCTGACGCCGAAACGCATTTTGCGGGGGGCCAGATTCGCGCAACAGATCACCAGGCGCCCGACCAGTTTCTCCGGCTCGTAGACTCCTTTGATTCCCGCAAACACATTGCGGGTCACGTCGCCGCCCAAACTGAGTGTGAGTTGTAGAAGTTTGTCCGCCTTCTCGACCTCTTGAGCGGCAACCACGCGGGCGACGCGCATGTCGACTTTGACGAACTCGTCGTAGGTGCATTCTTCGGCCAACGGCTCATTGGCCAAGGCTTCGGGACTATCGTTGTATTGGTTCTCTGCTTCTTCGGGAGCGGCTTCTTCGGGAGCGGCTTCTTCTTGACTTTCTTCGATCATCGCGTGTACCTGACTTTCTTCGACTCTGGTTAGCATATGCTGAAATTTATTAACCGCCGTGCCGACGAGCGGTCGTTGTGATTCATTCCATTGCTGGATCGGCGTGCTTAAGAGTTCGCCGGTATGTTGTGCCAATCGCGGCAACACTGGTGCCAAATAGATGGCCAATTGCCGAAACAGGTTCAAGGCGATTGTGCAGACGTCCTGCAGTTGTTGCTGCTTGTCCGGTTCTTTGCGGAGTTTCCACGGTTCCGCATCCTCGACAAATTTGTTGGCCTTGTCGGCCAGCGCCATAATGTGCCGCATCGCAGCGTTGTAGTCGCAGTTCTCATAATTCGCCGCGATCTGTTTCCCAGCTGCGGCGGCCTCAGCGAAGAGTCCCCCATCGTCGGGATATTCTGTTGAGAGTCCCAACTCTTTGACAAACTTAGCAGACCGACTGGCCAGGTTGACGACCTTGCCGACCAAATCGGAGTTCACCTTGGCGACGAATTCTTCGAGATTCAAATCCAAATCATCCAAGCGTGGCCCCAGCTTTGTGGCAAAGTAATATCGCAGGTACGCCGGGTCCAGGTGATTCAGATAGGTCGACGCTCGTACGAATGTCCCTTTGCTCTTGGACATTTTCTGCCCGCCCACGGTCAAAAAACCGTGAATGTGCACTTTGGTGGGGAGGTTATACTCAGCCGTTTTGAGCATCGCCGGCCAAAACAGCGTATGGAAATAGGTGATGTCCTTGCCGATGAAATGGTGAATTTCGGTCTTTTCGTTCCGCCACCAATCGTTGAAATCCTCGCCGTTCCGGTCGCACCATTGCTGCGTCGATGCCATGTAGCCGATCGGAGCGTCGAACCAGACATACCAATAATTACCGGGGCTGTCCGGGATTTCGAAACCGAAATAGGGAGCGGGCCGTGAGATGTCCCAATCACGGAGCGGCTCGTGCAGAAAATGCCCCTTCAGATAATTGGCCACTTCATCCTGCAGATGCTCACCCGACTGCGTCCACTCTTCCAGAAACTCGTGTAGTTCCTCGATATTCACAAACAGATGCAGCGAACTGCGGACTTCCGGCGTCGCCCCGCTCACCGTACTAATCGGATCGATCAAATCCGCAGGGCTATAGGTCGCGCCGCAACTATCGCAATTGTCGCCGTATTGCCCTTCCGATTTGCAGCGGGGACAGGTACCGCGGACGAATCGGTCGGCTAGAAACGTGCCCGCCTCCGGATCGTACAACTGCGTGACATCTCGCTCGGCGACAAGGCCGGCTTGGCGAAATGCCGCCCAGAACTCATTGCAAAACTTTTGGTTTTCAGGGCTGTTGGTGCTGCCGTAGTTATCAAACTCGATGCCAAACCCCGCGAAATCCGCTTCGTGGGCCTGTTTCATTTCAGCGATCAACGCTTCTTCGCTCCGCCCTTCTTGCCGCGCCCGCAGCATGATTGCCGTTCCGTGCGTGTCGTCGGAGCACATATACAAGCAGCGATTGCCGTACAGTTTCTGAAACCGCACCCAAATATCGGTCTGCAGATATTCCACCAAATGCCCAATATGAATATGCCCATTGGCATACGGCAAAGCAGCGGTGACAAGAATTTGTCGTGTGGTCATCGAGGAAATTCGTTCGTTGGTTTGCGGTCTATGAGGCCACGAATTGAAGACAGATCAAACACTGATCGAAAAGGTGGCCTCGCTGGGTACCACTGCTGGCTACTCCAGCAGTGGTATCGCCGGACGCATGTTTGCACTGGCGGGCAAGCCGTCGGTTTGGGACGTTTCGGTTTCACGCCCGCGAATCTGTGTTTTATCCGTGTTTCATTTGTGGCTGAGAGGTTTCATCACGCCTGTGGTTCGGTCATGCTCATGGGGTCGAGCGCTTTGTTCAATTCCTCTTCGGGAAGGACATTTTGTTCCGTGCAAAGTTCGCGGATTGTTTTGCCGGTTTTGAATGCTTCTTTGGCAAGCGCGGAAGCTTTTTCGTAGCCAATATAGGGATTCAGGCTGGTGACCATCGAGAGGCTCTTCTCCACGGCGGCTTCGCAATGATCCGGATGCGCGTGCATGTCATCGGAACAAAACTCGACAAATGCATCGGTCACGTTGGCCAACAGCGTGATGCTTTCCAATGTCGTTTGGCCCATCACGGGCATCATAATGTTCAATTGGAATTGACCACCTGTTGCTCCGCTGATGGCGATGGCTTGGTCGTTCCCCATCACGCGGGCAGCGACTTGCATCATGCTTTCGCACATCACCGGATTGACTTTGCCCGGCATGATCGAGCTACCCGGTTGCCGGTCAGGCAGTACGACTTCGCCAAAACCACACCGCGGCCCGGAACTGAGCCAGCGGAGATTGTTGGAGACATTGAACAATGTCGAGGCAATCGCCCGCAACTGCCCGTGGCATTCCACCAGACCGTCGCGTTGGGCGTTGGCTTCGAAATGATTGACCGCTTCGATAAAGGCGATGCCCGTTTCATCGGCCAAAACCTTAGCGACGCGGCTGCCGAATTCTGGATGCGTGTTGATTCCCGAACCGACGGCCGTCCCACCGACTGGCAATTCCAACACGGCATCCCGTGCCCGTTCGGCCCGGCCAATCGACAATTCAATCTGCCGCGCCAGTCCGCCGATTTCCTGTCCCAGTCGAAGCGGAGTCGCGTCGGCGAGGTGTGTGCGGCCGATTTTGATGATCTTGTCCCACTCCGCCGCTTTTTTGGCGAGCGATCCGGCGAATTTTTCCAGAGCGGGGATCAGATTTTCCTGGATACTGACCGCAACGGCGACGTGAATCGATGTCGGAAACGTGTCGTTGGTGCTTTGCCCCATGTTCACATGGTCGTTGGGATGCACCGATTTCTCGGGGCTGAAGCGATCGTCGCCCAATATCTCGACTGCTCGGTTGCTGATCACCTCGTTGACGTTCATGTTACTGGACGTGCCCGAACCGGTTTGGAAGACATCGACCGGGAATTCGTTATCGAATTTCCCCTCAGCGACTTCGCGGCACGCGGAGAGTAGTGCGTCGACTTGTTTGTCATTCAGCGGCTTTTTGCCTGTACCGGTCAGTTTGCCCACATCGCGATTGGCGATGGCAGCCGCGTATTTGACCAGCCCCATCGCATGAATCAGATCCGTGGGTAAGGCCCAACCCGAAATGGGAAAATTATCAACGGCCCGTTGGGTTTGTGCCCCGTAGTAGGCTTTTGCGGGGACCTGGACATCTCCCATGGAATCGTGTTCGGTACGAAATTCGCTCATCGCTCGTATTTCCTGCCTCGTGGGTGCCTAATTTAAAGACCGACAGCCAAAAACGCTGTGCTGCTTCGAACATCGTAGCGAGTTGCCCGGCGGATCAAAAGTGAGACCTTATTCCCCTGGAAATCCACCGGAATGGGGCAATCATGGCCCGATTGGTGGGCCGCATGAAATCGAGGTGTTATGATAGGCTCACCGCCGCAAGCCAAGACGCAGCCGACGGCCTCATGAGATTCATTCCATCGAAACGGCATAGGATTAGAGACGAGATATGAGTGAAGAATGGATTGCCGACCGCATGCATCGCATCGACGCTTCGGGCATTCGTAAGGTCTTTGATCTGGCGGCCAAACTGACCGATCCGGTGAACCTGAGCATCGGGCAACCCCATTTCGATACCCCTCAGCCGATCAAGGACGCATTAGCGAAAGCAACGGCCGACGGGCACAACGGCTATAGTCAGACACAGGGCATCGCCCCCCTGCTAAAAACCATTCAGGACCATGTCGACAAGACGCTGGGGCAGACCGATCGTCAGGTGTTCATCACCAGCGGGACGAGCGGCGGGTTGATGTTGGCGCTGTGCGGACTGGTCAATCCGGGCGACGAGGTCATCGTCTTTGATCCTTGGTTTGTGATGTACAAACACCTGGTCACCTTGGCCGGGGGGACGGTGGTGGAGATCGATACGTATCCCGATTTCCAAATCGACGTCAACAAGGTCCGCGATGCGATCACCGACCGCACCAAGGTAATTCTCTGCAACAGCCCGGCCAATCCGACCGGTTGTGTCGCCAGCAGCGAGCAACTGAAAGATTTGGCCGAGTTGGCGGCGGAAAAAGACATCGCTTTTCTGAGCGACGAAATCTACAAGTCGTATTGCTACGACCAAGAATTCCAATCTCCGGCGCAATGGAACGACCAAACGATCGTCATCGATGGTTTCAGCAAATCGCACTCGATGACCGGTTGGCGGTTGGGGTATATGCACGGACCGTCGGCACTGATGCAGCAAATGTTGAAGCTGCAACAGTTCACCTTCGTCTGCGCTCCGCACCCGGTGCAATGGGCCGGGTTGGCCGCCTGGGACTACGATGTTTCCGAATACGTCGAGCAATACAGTCGTAAACGGGATTTCATGGTTTCGGAATTGCGGAACGACTTTGAAATCCACGGCGCCGATGGAGCCTTTTACTTGTTTCCCAAAGCGCCTTGGGGCACGGGTACGGAATTCGTGACCGAAGCGATCAAGAACAATTTGTTAATCATCCCCGGCAACGTCTTTAGCCCCAGTGACACACACTTTCGGATTTCCTACGCAGCGGAAGATGCCGTTTTAGAGCGCGGTGTTGAGTTACTCAAAATACTGGCTCGGCAAGGCAAACCCAGCGTGTGAGTGGTGAAAAAGGCAATAACCTGATGCCCAGTTGGTCTCAAGCGCTCAAATTGAATGAAAACCGCGAGGTGGTTGCCGGCAGCGCCAACGCATTGTGCGACGCCATTCGTCGCGGTGCGGACTTACGCATTGGGACTGCTTTTCGTCACAACGAACACATCGACGTCACGTCAACCAATAACGAATTGATCCGCGAAGTCATGGACTTTCGCGTGACCTATCTGCTGCAGGATCGTTGGGCGGCGGGGATCCAAAACTTGCGGATGCCGATTGAATTGCCTGACGGATTTGGGCCGCGAGCCTCGATGTCGTTCTTTCTCTACAACCAAGAAGGACATCAAGGGGTAGGCAGACCGTTTCTCGACGGCGAACCGGCGAAGGGTACCATCGGCCCAGCGCCGCTCAACGACCACACCGACATGCCCAAGTATCATGAGCTTGCGAATTGGGACGCGGATACGAATGCTCCCAGCAGCAATTTCATCTACGATTTTGAATACTTCGAATACCACGTCCGCGATTGTTGGCGAGAGGTCTTCGCACACGATGCCGACGGGCAAGTGATCTTCGGCGATTTGGATATGCTAGCCGAAGCGGTTCGCCAAGGCAGCGAGGTCAAAATCGCTGTGCGTGGGTTGTGCGACGACCTAACGCCTGCCGGCGACACAGCGATGGAGCACGAAGTCTTCCTGCACTTGGGAGCCTGTTACTATTACACCGAAACGCGGCAAATGATGGCCTCGGCCAACCCGGTCGTCCGCACCCGCGCCGCCATTCCACTCGGCTATGCCAGTGGCGAATGGGACTACGGCTGGCTCATGCCCCGCACAGACGGACACGTGGCACGTTGGTTGTGCGACCCGCAAACGCTCCAATTCCAAAAATCAACCACCCACCACGCAATCCGCTGGTTCATCAACAGCTGATCATAATGTAGGGTGCGTCGCGACGCACCTTTCTCGCGTAGGACCATGAATTCTCCCCATGAACCAATGCGCTACGTACGTTTGGGCGGAAGGATTTTAGCCACAGAGTTCACCGAGGACACAGAGAAGGAAACGGTGTTTTCACCGTGCGCGGATTTCCCCAGAAGCTTCCGTGGTCTTTGCGGATTCACTGGTGCTGGTAAATCGCCCTCCAGCTCAAAATCCTAATGTTTCACATCATAAATTATGCCGGCGCGTCGTCGGTCACTGTTCCCACAATGCGACCGCATACGGTCGGTTTGGGATTTTGAGAGTCACGCCCGGAAATCCGTGTTTCATCCGTGTTTCATCCGTGGCTAAGAAAATTACGGCCATGTTTGATTATGGATCCGTCGCGCTCAGGCTACTTCTTGCGCTGCAGTTTTTGAATCGTCTGGTCTAATGTCTGCAAGAATTGGGAGCGGTCTTGTTTGCTAAACGGAGGTGGGCCGCCGGTGATTGTGCCGAGGTCGCGGAGTTGCGTCATCAACTCTCGGCTAGCGAGTGCGCTACCGATCGATTCGGCAGAAAATTTTCCACCACGGGAATCGAGCACGTGGGCCTGTTTTTCTAAACATCGCGAGGCGAGCGGAATGTCAGCAGTGATCACAATATCGTCGCCGGCGACCTGCTCGGCAATCCAATCATCGGCAGCTTCGTAGTGTCCTTTGACGACGACCAACGTCAACCAATCCGCCGTCGGCACCCGCATTGGCGCATTGGCAACTACCGTTACCGACAGTTTGTATCGCTTTGCGACGCGATAGACCTCCTCCTTGACCGGACAGGCATCGCCGTCAACAAAAATCATCGTCACGCCTGGACCTTTCGGCTCTGGAGCAGTTGAGGGTTGAATCTCCCAACATGGTAACTAGGACACGAAATTTGACAACCAGCTGCAGCTTGAGACAATGTCGCATGTTGGACAACATCGCCAGGCCCAATTCTTGGAGGGAAATCAAATGGCGAATCGGTTGGAGCACGCGAATCTCACAGTGCCAGACATCGACGCAACGGTTCGGTTTCTGAGAACCGCATTTCCGGAATTCATTGTACGGGGCGAGGGGATCCAAAATGGGGACCGTTGGCTGCATGTCGGCAGCGACGACTCGTATATAGCGCTCAACGAATCGTCGGAGGGATATTCCGAAAACGGACCGCTGAATCATCTCGGTTTTGCGGTCGACGACGTCAGTGCCGTCGTTAGCCGATTGCTGGAAGCAGGTTATCGAGAAGGATTTATCGCACCGGAGCATCCGCATCGTCGCCGAAAATACTTTTTCGATGCCGACGGAATTGAGTGGGAGTTCGTCGAGTATGCCTCAGGCGATCCGGCTCAGCGAAACGACTATTCGCTGTGATGCTTCGTGGATGACTGTCGTAATTCGCGCATGAAAAGGGCCCCTCGATTCATCAGAGTCGGGGGGCCGTCAATAATCGCTATGGCCAAGCTGCCCCTCTGCACGGACAACACGGCTCTTAAAATTGATTCTCTTCAGTAACGACACCGGCGGCTTGATACAGTTTTTGGATGCGGGTGACCGGATACATTTGAATCAGCCGTTTTTTGTAGGTCAGCCGTCCTTCGGCATCACGACCGAGTTGTTCGTCCACTTCGTCAATGGCCAATCCGGCATACAACGCGGCGAACGTGCCGGGGTCGACACCGACACCCGCCTCCAAATCGGCTTGGGCGTTTACCCCACCGGCTAAAATATCAATGGGATTCAATCCCTTGGTCGCCGGCTTATAAAGCCCCTCTGAAACCAACGCATCGTGCGCGTCTTGCAATGCGTTTCGCGCTGCGGCGATTTTGTCTAACGTGTCTTGCGAAACGGCATTCGTTGCATTGCCATCACCCTGAGCCCACAACGATGTTGGGGAGAGTGTATTCGTCGAACCGAGAAGATACCCCACCGCAAGCAGCGAGAATGCAAACAATAGAGAGGCACTTTTCCGCATTTTGAACTCCTGAATTTCCGGTTGCACGTATTTCACATTACGCCGGTAAGCCATCATCCGGCAGGGAGACATCACAATCAGCTAGTGGGCAATATGGTAACGGTGTGCGATGAGAATTCGCAAGGGGAGCGTTACCGGCTTAAAAACTCAGCTGACCGGCATGGCGCGCCCACACATCCATCCTGAACAGAAATCCAGGAGGTTTCAAGGCTAAAACCGGGGAATTGAAAGCAATCTGAGTGCGCTGGACGGGCGCAGTCGCGCCAATGCGGCATTCCGCAGCTAGAAAGCATCCAGCTGGGCCAACACCGGCAATCCATCAACATTCGCCGACAATTACGTCTGAATCCGGCCCATATATTCCAGCACCGAATCGAGCGATTGGCCGACACGATCGATGTCGTTTTCCTTGCAGGCCTGTTCTAACTCGGCGGCAACAGAACTGAGGCCGTCAAAACCGTACCCGCCGCCTGCCCCTTTGAGTTGGTGGGCGGTGACGCGCATATCATCGACATTGCCTGCGCGAAACTGTTGTTGCAACAATACCCGCCGTTCCCCGACAGTCTCGGCGAACATCTCCAACAGGTCCTCAAAATCGGGATCGTCGGCAAAATCGGAAAAGATCGGTCCACTGGTTTGTGTGCTGTTCATGAGAGTCCTCATTCTACCCCAGGCAATCATCACGGGAATATCAGGTTGTTCTCATCTATAGCATGCGAACTGGGCAGAAATTGCCCACTCCTCCTGAACAGGGAGTTTTCCGTAAGCGTCGAGGCCCGCGCACCGCAGGGTTTTCCGTTCGCACGGATTTTAGCAACGAATCCCGCTACGACGAATGCCCTGTCTCGCGCAGCCACGATACGGGAAGGCTCATGCGGCCTTTTCACGAATGGGGGCTTCGTTTTCAGAAATCGTTTGCAGCTTCAAGCGTTGCGAGCGCTCGTCGCTACCGAGCCGTTTTCCACGCGTCATGTTTCCGACGTGCGCGCTCAGGTGCATCATCGAACCGGTTACCACCACGGCGGCAAAGCAAATTGAAAGCACGATCTGATCATAGGTTGCGTTCTGCAGCAAATCAGTCACGGTCAGCATCTCCATTTAGCCAAGCAAAAACTGAATCGTCCGAGAAAACAGGGGCCGCCACGAAATTTGTCGCGTCTCAAAACCATCCTGTTCGCTCCAATGAAACCAAACCTAAGAACGGTTTCTAGGCCGGTTACATCTTAATTTCGGAACAATCAGCAGCCCGGCTTCAGCGGGACGTACCGGATGCCAGATACGAGATAGTCACCGGCGTTACAATCGGCGCGGCCGGTATAACGACACTCGGTGATTCGGAATCCAAATGCCGCTCAACGCATTCATTCATTTTCCATGCATAGCATCACTTCGCTTATTGCGGACCTTCCGGAGCCACGCGGCGGTGCCGCCAGAGGTCGTAACGATCGAACCACGCGATATTCGCAGGGTGGCTCTCGCCCCACACGCCATCGCGAAGTTCTTCATACTTGATCAGTTCGCCCTGCTTAAGCGTCATGCGTGAGATCGCGTTGCCATCTTCCGTACTCGTCGTCCACACGCCTTCCATATACCCATTCTTCCATTCGCCCTGTACCAAGACCGCGTCGCCGCCTGGCACATAGGTTTTTTGCTCGCCGTGGTAGCGTCCCTCATCGGAAACACCGACTTCAATGACTCGATTGCCGAGCAAAGATATTGTTGCCTGCTTTTGCTCAGTTCCATCCGGTAACTGAACCGTGGAGATTTGCTCCTCAGGATAAAACATCAGGCCGACAGTGGCGCATACGAGCAACACAAATGCCGCAGCATAAGCAGCCAGCGACGCCAAAATTGTCCCCACCCCCGCCGGTTTGGCCATCAGGCGTTCCCAAATCGAACGCACGGCCCAGGCATCCATGCCGAACCGCAATGTGAAAGGCACATGCTGCCGCAGTTCTTTGACAATACTTGCGGCGGACTCCAGAGAAACGTGACCTGATTCTCCAAGTTCTAAATCCGGAAACTGGCCGTGCAACCGCTGCGCAATGCTATCGAAGCGAAAGTTCAGGGTTGTCCAGAACAAGGATCCTAAGCCCAAGATCACTGTGTATTTCATTCCCAGCATCCAACCAATCAGCACGAGGAACGACGCCAAAGTGAGTTGGACCATTGCCATCAAATACCGACGACGCACAAGCACAACCCGCTGCAGCAACCGACCGCCATCGAATGGCAAGCAGGGTAAAAGTGAAATTGAGTTGAAGGCCAGAAAGCAAATCGCCGCGAATCGTATCGAATCAGAGAACTCCAGCACGGCGAGAAACGACAAAATCAAACCAATTAACATCCCTGGTAACGGGCCCAGCAGAATGACAATTGCCTCGCGCAGCGGAGAAGCGTGTGTGCGCACCCCTTGAGCGGAATCGGACAGATAAGGCAAGAACAATAGGCCGACACCCCGATAACCGCAGAGTCGCATCCCGACAAAATGCCCGAATTCGTGAACTAAAATAACGGTGGCAAAGTAGACCGTCTTGGGACCGGTTAATTTGAGAACGCCCAAGTAGTTCAACAGCAGCAAAATGGCGCCAATCACCAGAGCAGCACGAAACTTTTCTCGCTGCCTTTTCTCAACGTTATTGACATTGGCAAACGTCTCAAAAAAGCGGGCGTCGAGAACCGGACCGATGCTGGTTTCCGCATCCGGGTAGGTTTTGACAGGAGCATCGGGCATGGACTGGACCTTTTCGCATTCACCCTAGCGAAGCTGTTCGACAGACAACCATGCGCCCTGATCGATCGTCCAGAACCAAACGCCAGACAAAGCAAGAGCGCTGCTACGCACGCCAATTTACCCCGCAACGGTAGCGGTCGCCACTCAAAACAGCAAAAGCCTTCAGGGTACGGTCTAGCTGGCCGGACTATTGCCCCATCCACGCATCGGCAACCTTCGTATAGGCCGCGTCGTCGTTGTCGTTGATCGTGGCGAGACGGGCTTGGTTGCGGCGGTCGGCGATTTTTAGATACAGCAATCCGGTTTGCAAATCGCGTTCGGTACTTGAATCGTTCTGTGAGACCAATTGCACCAATCGCGAATAGACGCAGCTCGCCATAAACAACTCCGTGCCGATATCGCCAATCCGGCCGTGATGGTATTGTCGATCGAGAATCGCTTCACGATGCGTCATCAATAAGCCTTGGCAGGCGCGGCCGAATTGCACGATCTGTCGTCCGAGTGCCTTCGCCGCCGGCTGTAAACGTGCATGGGGAACCGGTAGTTGCGCCGTGGACCAGACACGGCTGGTCGTCGACGCAGCGAAGCCCCACAATTTTCCTGCTCCCGTGAAGGGGTTTTTTGCGGCTTGTTGCACCTCTTGCAGATTCATTCCTACGCCGCGTAGACCGACCATGGCGATGAATGACCGCAGCACATCGTTGGCCCCTTCGCCAATTTGATTGATCCGCGCGTCCCGCATCATCCGCTCCAGCGGTTCCGTGCAGAAATACCCCGCCCCGCCGTATAGTTGAAGCGTGTCATTGACGATCGTCCACAGTCGCTCACTGGCAAATACTTTGAGCATGGCCGTTTCCAACATGTAATCCTCAGCGTCGCTATCGATCAGCGCTGCCGTGTGATAGACGGCGCTCTCCATAGCAAAAGTATCCGCAGCGGCGACGGCGATTTTTTCCTTCACCAACTCGAATTCACCGATGTTCTTCCCGAATTGTCGCCGTTGGTTGGCATAGTCGGTCGCTTTTTTCAGGCAGGCCTTGGCTCCGCCCGTACAACAAGCGCCGAACGTCACGCGGCCGAAATCCAAAACGGTCAGCGCCAATCGCAACCCTTTGCCTTCTTTTCCAAGCATGTTTTCAGCAGGGACGAACATGTCCTTAAAGGCCAACCGGGCTGTCGCCGTGCCGCGAATCCCGCACTTATCCATCCGCGCTTCGACCACCTCAAATCCTGGCATGTCGGGGGTGACGAGAAAAGCGGTGACCTTACCGTCCGGTTCGTCGGGATCGGGAGTACGAGCCATGACCGTTAAAACACCGGCGATCGCACCGTTGGTGATGTAGCGTTTCTCGCCGTTGATGACATATCCGCCGCGCTCGGGATCGGGCGTCGCCCGTGTTTGCACGTTCGAAGCATCCGAACCGGCCTCGGGTTCAGTGAGCGCAAAGGCGGCCAGGACCTCTCCGCTCGCCATCGGTTTCATCCACCGCGCCTTCTGTTCTTCGGTGCCAAACAAATCCAAACCGCGTACGCCGATCGAGTGGTGCGCATTGACAAACACTCCCGTAGCGGCGCAATGCCCGCCGATGACTTCCATCACGCGACAATAGTTCTGCTGCGACAACCCGCGGCCGCCCAACTCCGGCGCGATGGTCATTCCCAAAACGCCGACATCAGCCAGTCCGCGAATTACCTCCGGAGGGATGTCGGAGTTGCGATCAACTTCAGCCGCGTCGAGATGTTGTTCGAGGTACTCCCGCACTTCGGCGACAGCCTTGTCTCCGATTGCGTTTTGTTCGGCGGAGAGTTTGGGGTAGGGCATGATGGCGTCGGTGAAGAAACGCCCGAAAAACAATTCTTTGCAAAAGCCGACCTTCTGCGGTCCCGAGAACAACAATTCCTC is a window encoding:
- a CDS encoding acyl-CoA dehydrogenase family protein, which translates into the protein MAQAMDELQQKQIRQAEELLFSGPQKVGFCKELFFGRFFTDAIMPYPKLSAEQNAIGDKAVAEVREYLEQHLDAAEVDRNSDIPPEVIRGLADVGVLGMTIAPELGGRGLSQQNYCRVMEVIGGHCAATGVFVNAHHSIGVRGLDLFGTEEQKARWMKPMASGEVLAAFALTEPEAGSDASNVQTRATPDPERGGYVINGEKRYITNGAIAGVLTVMARTPDPDEPDGKVTAFLVTPDMPGFEVVEARMDKCGIRGTATARLAFKDMFVPAENMLGKEGKGLRLALTVLDFGRVTFGACCTGGAKACLKKATDYANQRRQFGKNIGEFELVKEKIAVAAADTFAMESAVYHTAALIDSDAEDYMLETAMLKVFASERLWTIVNDTLQLYGGAGYFCTEPLERMMRDARINQIGEGANDVLRSFIAMVGLRGVGMNLQEVQQAAKNPFTGAGKLWGFAASTTSRVWSTAQLPVPHARLQPAAKALGRQIVQFGRACQGLLMTHREAILDRQYHHGRIGDIGTELFMASCVYSRLVQLVSQNDSSTERDLQTGLLYLKIADRRNQARLATINDNDDAAYTKVADAWMGQ